The Biomphalaria glabrata chromosome 13, xgBioGlab47.1, whole genome shotgun sequence sequence CTTTCAGAGAAATCATTTCAGACAGGgtaaagattcttttttttttggattttaaCAACAAAtggacaacaaacaaaaaatactgtTGCCTTAATTATTAATTGTGAAACTGAGCATACATTTCTTTGAGAATACATTTCTAAGTCAGAGTGTAAAAAGAATGAAAACATATTGAAATGAGTTTCATACATATTACAGAAAgttatttcaacaaaaaaaaataataatattctagttagaaattaaaaaaacatattttcaaaaacaaaaatggaacagaattttataatatttttacccattatcaaacatttcttttgtttgcTTTAATTTTCTTAGCAGCtcaaatttaagttttattttcattttgttaaaaCTCATTATAAGTTTATGATATTTTCTATAGAAATAAAGATTATGATGTAGCCTAATTTGCAGAGATACTCGCCTCATGGCATAGTGATGACATCCTGAAAATCAAACAGCAAAAACAATCAGCTTTTAATGAAATTATATATTTGagtcattattttctttttggacAATTAGCTATAGACTACAGGACCTTTGCAGAAAACATAAGTTGCCATAGAACATCATTCTATTTCAGTAATATTAGCAATATTTTGATATGTAAGCTTTGGTAGGAAAAATGTCACTTTGTTGAAATGGGATTAAACAGtgaataaatgtaaattatagTAGCTTTAAAATAGAAAAGGCCTTTAAAGCCAAAATGTTCTTTTTCACAATTGAATGaaggaaaaattattttagtacaGCCAAATGAGCTCAAAATAAGCCAGATATTTTATTATGATTTAAAAACAGCACTACAAATATATAacatattgcattttttttttcagatttccatttattactgttttaaaaataaaaaatttatagcatccacatttgttttaataacaatatattcTGCAAACAAAAGTGAAGTAATTAGCCACTGTTTTACCATGGTAAGGCCTCAATTCATGACAGATAtgctaaaaatgtttataatttaatttctattgATGAAACAAATGTTCAAtgtactaattaaaaaaaaaatgtttgaactaAGATACACTCCATAATACAGAACAATAAAATACTAGACATACACAAGCTTTATTCTTCTGACAGCAGTTTGGTATGGCagcaaatgaaaataaaaataaataaggtgATTATGAATTAATAGCAGCACTAAAAAGATGTTTTGTTTCATGAATTTAAAACAGGAACATTTTTGGTTATATtacaagaacaaaataattgCATAAATAACTAGGATTTTATGGTGATAAAGAAAGCAATAATAATTTTCATATTTCTTGTACATACAAGTATGAATGTATCACATAGCCTTTATTTGGCTAATATttacatgtataaaaaaaatatagagagattattacaaaacaaagagaaaataaattctATGATATTTCACTGACAGATTGCATAATTTGTCCTTCAATTATTGATTAGCAGATcatttctgaattatttttctacattttaaataaatagataaaaaaagattttaaaaaaaccaaGGCTTTAAATAAGATTAATTAATGCTAACTTGATACTTTGAGATGACAATGTTCCCAACATTTaagatttcattaaaaaaaatcatcaattccagacaaaaaaaagtttcattgcTTGGTTTGTGCAGATTTGACAAGAACAAGGCAGGAATATGGCTGACGTTGTTCAACAGTGACTCAATCATTACACCtctctgaaacaaaaaaaatatagtttatgTTATACATTCAAATTTGCTATTGTTAAAtcttctctcctaattgacgataccatctttgatttgacctcatcaaattaaattaatgtttaattttacaaacttgactttgtgttatataaaaagagcatgcattcccctttcaTTCTCtaccaataaaatattttctgataacaaagttattgaagcgtTATCATAATAGGGGAGTGaaaaagaaataagcaaaatcaAGAATTCCGTCCAAATGTGGACAAAtaatacggagagaaagagttaagagacattttttttctattgaaatatttttcatataaacTGTAAACAATCAAAAATCAGTTCATGCTGATGtaaattttttctctaaaagaTTTATTCAGTGAatcaataggcctatataaatctGAAAACTTGTGAGATGTACTggatgaaagagaagaaaacaGCAAAACAGAATGAAATCATTGAATCATCAAATTactgtttttcatttaaaaaaaaaacgcattggGGTAAATAACAGAAGAAAAGATTGACTTAAGAAGAATGTGAACATTTCCTGGTTTATCCAATCATTATATTGAGTTATTTTGGTTATTTAGAGAACTAAAGAATAtctgaaaatacagagagattccctcttaattttgttttgtatttagacACTAGACGCACCCAAGAATACTTTTCTATATGCACTATCAAAACTTTTGGAGATTTCTATTTTTTTGGAAGAATctatccaaataaaaaaaaaacttacgaTGACTCGATGTTTGCATCTTCTAGCACCTGATGTTTAAGTTTCTTAAACTTTATAATGTCTGCTGGCGTTAACTTTATCTGACTGCTTTCAACTGCCACTGAAGCGATCCCATCTTTCAGTTCAATCACATGCAGAGAGTTGACCTTAGTAATTAGGTCAGACATTGACCTGGATTTAGGGTGCGAAGCTTCTAAATTGGATACATTGTCAGCAAGGTCATCCTCACCATTGTCCATGTCATCTGCACCACCcactgaaaatattttatgtacTTGTGTGGAGCTACCGCTGGAGCTGAAACTACCCTCCACTTCCTCAGTAATATCACTCTCCATGTTCAGATGGAGTGACGCTGTGGAGCTTACACCACTGGAAGATGGAAAACTTCTCATAGAGTCAGTACTCAACACTTTGGAGctaatatttttactttgatcTACATCTGTTCTCCATGAAAGACGTTTATGAATTGTGGAGTCTTTTTCCAAGTTTTTAATTTCCTGAATAGAATCTGCTGTGTGATAGCGTTTTTCTGAACGTGACACTCGACGAGCATTGAGTCTCTGTTTAGATAAATCCTCATCAACAAAGTACTGATCAGATCCAGAGATCTGACCTACTGAATTATAATCCACAGATCCAGGTAAAGAATTTACTATTTCACTGTCATTAAAGATTCCACTATCATTAATGTTTTTCTGTGATTTGGAATCAGAAGAGTTATGAGCCACATTTATGTTTGGAACAGATCTACAGGTAGTAACCTGCTTATGTTTAACACTCTGATTGCCACCAGCACCATCAGGGTGCAAGTCGGAAAGACAAAAGTCtgaatttgaagacattttggGGTCTGTGTTGATATGAAGGAGCTCTTTCTGACTTAATCGGCTTGAACGAGATTCTATATCACCAGTGGAGCTCGAATGTCCAAGCTCTGTAGGCAAATCACCGGGGGTTGTTAAAGTTGGTAAGAATTGGTCCGCAGACTCTACACTTTCAGTGCGAGGATAGGATATAATGCTTTGATCAGACGGCACAGTAGTTAAAACTGTTGACTCTGAATCTTCAGGGGCTGAAGGGCTATCTACAATTTTCCTAGGCAAAATCAATGATTCATGCAGTTTTCTGTTTTTGAATTCTTTCTGCAAAACATAAACGAAAGATTGTATagtagaaaatatttatatataagaaaCTTTAAAGAGTAGACAAATGAAGTACttatagtagatatatatattattttttcgcTCAAAATGTACAAATTATCTTTACTAAATctgcattttaaaaaagggagaaaaaaagttaaaatggaATAGTTAGAAAAGTAGTTTTTTCCGTGaaccaaaagaaaaactttaacTCAATAGTGAGATTTATAGAGAAAAGTTCTTAATCAATAGCAAATGTAAGTCTAGTGGGTTAAAGCTAATTGGAGAGTAGTAACTATGAACCACTACTTTATTACATATATTTCATGTAAATGGATACTATCTTAATTAAGTAAACTGAAAAGCCTCAGCAGTAGATTTAATGGTCAAACAGGCTAGTAAATTGCAATTATAAATCATAAAAACATTTGGTTTTGAACAAAGAACATACAACAGGTAGAAGCTCAATGAATTTCCCATTgcagttcatttttttttctaatggcaAGGGTTtcatctccctctttctctgatGTCACCATTCAATGTGTGTCTACTAAATAAACAAGTAGTCATATTTTCCAATACCTCTTATTAGCTATTAACATGGATAATACTATTTCAGTCTTGTACACGTGAAATCTAGCTCAATCAAGCATAAGTAATAGTCACTGAGGATTCATTTTTTAGCATCCTTAACCATGATATTCTGGACCAAAATATAACTTTTCCAATCTAATGGGGCTgttggttttgtttgtttgacatgtttaaaatgttccttcagaattgaagattattacatcctagcccaaacctcccacaggatggTGGCATATGGTAGGTTTGAATCTAGGACAGTCCAGCAGGGCTTGTACTAGATGATGAGGCTTCCAACATAGTTAAAGATCTTAGCAATGAGGAGAAACTGAAAGATATAAGTTAGTACTTtcagttattattttatttaggatAATGCTGGTCAAATATCTTTAAACAATTttggtaaaaaagaaatatgaaaaaaagtGAACTCACTTGAGCTTCTCGAAATTTCTCCAACCAAAGTCTAATAGCTCCAGGGTCATTTTGAAATGTGAAGGCAGATATAGGGACTCTGTACTCATTCAtgtaaatcaataaaaaactatttttttctttcaggtcACTGACCACTAACTGATCCAGCCTCATTGGAGGtttgataattttatatttGTCACTTTTCTTGGACTTGCATATGAGAATAAGGTCAGTAAACAGGAAACATTCAACATCAGTCTGGagggaaaacaaaattatagttGTAAAACAGGTATTCTCTAATCCATTTGTGTAAACTTTGTTTACAGCAAATATTCGAATGTGGTTCTCTTtcatttataacttataacaagattgcttaaaaaaaaattaaaacaaaaacatgaagcTTATTTAAAAGGAAGAACTCAACATTGGAATCCATATTTcctattttgatatcaaacataattaattaattaccaatatttaattaactaataggtacaatttgtttttattgattcatgttttgttaggaacaatttATAATGGTGCATCAAGTTGAATGGGAagcgggagaaataacatgttcaaaatgTACACTagggagacagagtgagttgatataagcttggtaaaaaaataGATGCATCTGTAATGCAAGTCGTATTCTATAGCTCTAATAGGTTTAAAgtttttgttgattttattgttataaatccCAAACATCCATTAATGCCTAATTTCTTTATGATGTCTATATTGGATTTTAGGCACATTTAACAAGTTTCATATACTATTTATACTGTCTAGCCATGGTGTGGGTTTTTCTCTAAGCCAGAGAGAAAAGTAGGGAATAAACTTTATTGGTTAAgctttgtcataaaaaaaagagatgtgaTGACAAAGATTATTTACTTTGCACTTTTGTAGACCAGTAAATAGTTGACATCTCTTGGTCCTTTTTCAAAAGTATCTTAACACCAATACtgtaaacatatatttttatgaataaataaaatagcaaaTGTAAACTACCCGTAGataggaacttttttttctaaagatgaTACTTGTTGATTTAAGACATTATTTGAAAATCAGGGTCGAATAGTATGGTTTCTAAactaaaaattatcaaaatgatattgaaggaaaaaaaaattgtagactatTTCGGAGACTCTCAACAACATAAGTTTTTTATAAATGAGCTAAAAGCTTCACTATAGCACATGTTTAATGTTTCTTAAGTGCATTCTGAATTTAAGACTATTAGTTTCAATGTCTGATGTCACATAGATATCCTGTAAATATATACTTGTTATTATTAACTATCTATTTTTTTGTACACAAACTCTACCTTAGTATTTTGAGCTTCTCTCATTTTCAAGCTTGCCTGAAACAAAAGACTTCTGTGGACACTCTCCCTAAAGCCAGTTATAGGGGCCAACAGGCTGAAGTTGTTACTGTATTCCTGTATAATCTGCAAATGTACAGGTAACAGTTAAAAGGCAATATAActaatctatttttataatgcTTTTGTCTGACAATGGAAATAGCTTTAAAGTTGATTTCACAGTCTTAGTTGTGAGTGCAATGATGATAAGCAAAAAACATCTTATTCAGTGGAAAGCACTACTACTGTTTAAGGATAAATACTTTAGGACCATTGAGAAATAGTTTATGCCTGGTCTTAGGATTTGAGGGAGACTAATGAAACCTAATGTGGAAGATTCTTTGCCTGAGTTAACTATTTCATACTTTGACTAATAGCtagaatttatatttttatcctATCGCAGTCATACTGTTATTTCCTCAATGTTACTAAgatgacttttaaaaatagaCTGATATTgttggtcaaaaaaaaaaaaaaggaaagaaaaaaaaggaaagaaaaaaaaggaatggtAAACAGAGATCAAAACAACTTACTTTTGCACATTCATCTGTTGGTGCTTCGATTGCATCTGAGTTATCAATGATATTCTTGACAGCTTCCAGTTTTTCATACTCTTCTCGCCTTTGTAAGCTGTTGTTGGCAGCTGAGCAGACTTTGTCGACCGATTGAATCTGATGGAGACAATACAGATTACTATAGATATTGAAAACTTGGTGCAATTGaacaaagaaatgtttcttGGTGGTTAAAGGTCTATTTAAACTAAGTCAACCGATTGTTTATTGTCCACTGTTTCCCATTTGTCTAAATGATGTTAATAGAATTAATGACAACTTTTGGTTTCAATAGGATCATAAAATGGGAGGACAACTTCAACTCTGATCCACAGCAAGGGTCAATCACTGCTAGATGTATTAATCATAGAATTATGATAAATGTGCGTTACAAAGACATGATTACATAAACCATTCTCAGCTAATTAAGAAGGAGAAATTTCAAGatatagcattgaataaatagcAATACAAAATGTCTTTGTCACTGTGAGGAATTCCCAATATGTTCAGACTTCTTTTTTACTATTGAacattcaaaaaattagaaaagtaGAAACTTACCATTTCTTTCAGATCAGCTCTTTCAATTTCATTCTCTGTGTGTTTGAAAATGGCTTGTAATAATAGTGAATACTTTACTAATCTTTGCATGGGCTTCACTAGTATGTCTGCCATTTTGAGACGGTTACACTGTTTCTGAGCCTCAGCCCACTGGCAGCATAAAAAATAAGGAACAGCTTTTACATTGGAATGAACAACATATAATGAAAACTATAAATATGTGTGTTGATAGTTTTTAGCGCCAAACAGCTTGTACAACAAAATCAATCTACCTGGTATGTGTATTAAACACTTAAtgtaaaacttcaaataaactTAAACAAGCTTCTTTTAAAACAAGGCAGAATATAGCTTTTATTTATCAATGTAAACAGATTCCACTTTGAAAGTAGATATATGTAGAAACACAATTGAAGTGATAATTTTAATAAGATGTAACTCACTAAAAAATACAAGTCTTTACTGTTTCACATCTCTTGCTAGTTTTCTCTCTCTTCAACTTTCACTTTAAGGTAGTAAGgcacccctttcagaccttgcaatcaataggagagatgtttctgtggcctacagttagcaacggtgtcatgtggccagcacaaataacaaactgcttttacttttctccaactaatgtcaggtaccctagatgccctaaagatcccgaagttAAAAGTTCCATTCATCACTAAAATTTGGCCCCTTGGTTTGAATGCCAAGCATTTTTACCACACAGCCACTGCGCTTACTTACACCCATATTTATCCACTTCATTCATAACAGACAACCTCATGGTTTCAAACTTTTTAGCCTTCTCAACCAAAACATCCGCCCTAGTTTCCTCATGGTTACATTAGAGACACAGACATACAGTCCATAATGTGCTTCATGGAAAATTAGGAAATCAAATAGCAATCAAGGAGTATTTGTTGAGTACAATTAATGATCTtaccaaaataaatgttttaaatagatCACTGTTTTCCATACAAGATTTTGCATAATCCAAACATGCTTTGTGCTCAATGACATATTTAAAATACACTTCAAACAGTTGAGGAAACTgaaacaaagattaaaaaaaaaattattgttcaaTATATTATATAGGAAAGGGATTAGATAAACACAGCATTTTGTTGTGTTTATGTAGATTATACAATTACAATTGTgccatctgatgcagacaaagctgttgtatGTAGAGGTCTATTTATGTTCTCTTTTCACCTTAATTTACATTGCAGaggcaaaaaatatataaggaTTTCCTAAGATGTCattaaaattgaataaaaatgacaaaaaagacacatgtcaaaaataaaatatttctaaatgacCAGCAAATCTTTAAGTTCTGACCTTGACCAGttgttatgtaaaaaaaaatgttactataTACAGTCGAAGAAAGGATCAAGAGTTAATGTGGTTTCTGGAAAGgtcttttaaaaattctataaaagaccacatcacaaaccaagagattagataCAGGATTACTGCAGTGATTGGACccctatcgtaaaaaaaaatgcaagcttaAAACTATGGCCATATTGGAAGGTCTGcgtggctcgcaaagaccttccttcagagaatagtaccaggaaaaaaaagaggcagacagagaaaacgatgggaagacaacataaaagaatggacaggcctgccattgaaagaggttctaactaaggcaaaagacagagaggagtggagatggtcaacaaatcttgcgtggtgtCCCAATgtttcaacagactaagggataggtaaaggtaataaaagaaagaaaataattaaaggGTTTGTTATTCATATAGTTTGTTGAGGTAAATTGTTATCAGTTGATTGTAATATTATTGAAACAGTTTGTATTCTAAATATCACTGCAGTTTCACATTCCTTTTAACATTTGGATTTATTTTCTGATTCTGTCAACAgagtttgaaagaatgaaatatCAATCAACTAAATATTGAGTCACTTCAGTGTATAATTTAACTGTCTTTGCTGTTGTACTGagagaatgggttgcctgagtcagccaggaaaaccagtgacttagcagaatttatgtcattgtttaatatgcatgactgaatgcatgacgcctaggacgtaatcatcttcttttctgaattaaagtctgtattttataagataaaagaattaaaacataaatattcaGATACCTGAACTCTCAAAGAAAACTACACCACATCACAAtatgtagaaagaaaaaaaaaaaggagaaagtgGGTAGCTGATTCTTTGGATTGGATGGGCCTATCTTTTACAGGGATAAAATGGAGGACCAGGAGATATGTTGTGATAGAGTCAGCAGTGGTGTATCATTTACCTCTGCCCTAAAACCAATTGAAGATTTGAGTGTGATAGAagaaaaaagggaaacaacaaGGCAGTAACAGATATTCAAACCATAACTTACATGTTCTACAAATCCACTTTTGCATATCAAAGGGTCCAGAGGCTTCTTGTACTCTCTGGACATTATCAACACTGGAAGGAGATATTTTTGCCAAAATGTACAGTTGCATTCATAAATCTTGTCAATGTTGCTAAACAACCTGTCTGTTTCAACCTGGGCAGATttggaaaaaagaaaacaacaaatgaaaaattatctgtttgaaaaaattgaaataGTAGATCCCAAGTGGATCTTAACCACTTCTGAAGTAGCATTTCATGGTATTGGGTATCAGTATATATACATCTAGGTTTGCATTTTCTTACTTAGCCGTAAGGATCCCTATGAAGAAGTTAAACTGTCATGTCTAATGCCAAATGGTGTTTGTTGACATTACAGAGTGTGAATGTttataaaaatcaaataataatcTTGTAACTTAAAAACTCTATACTTGTAAAGTCAGGATATAAACTTAATGATGACTTCCTGCCAGGCCAGGGCAGGCCTTACAGATTGTGGGGAacaatttaatggatgcttggGAAACCCCTTTcttctacatttttaaaaaacaactattattaataattagatcaTTTTATGAACATTTATTATGCAAGATtgcataggaagcaactcaaacaCAATAGGTGCCAGTGGATTAACTGAAGTTACATCAAATGTATGCTACAtcaaatatgttaaccctttcagtcctacatctttaatagcctgtgacaagagccatgactTGACAGTGATTTACTAAATGTAAATTACAGGCCCCTGCCAGGAATGGGGCCCAATTTGGAGCAATCAGTAAAATTGGCCTGGAGTCTGCCATGCCTCCTGCTCAATTGTGTTTCATAGAGAATAATTTTAGAACCAtgctattaaattttttaatcatagtatttaaaaaagaaccaTAAAAGAACACTCGAGATCTAGCTTAAGGGAATGAGTACAAATGAACAGTGCaaacacattatatatatacactggTATATAAATAACTTTCCACACATAGCACAATTCAAAGTTTGTATTGAATCAATATGCTCCTTTTAACCAGGGGAGATCAATAGGCCTATGCTTGTGGTCTGTGATAGGTGCACAAAAAGGAGGGGAGGGGCAGGGTTATTAAATGTAAGAAGGTAATGATATTTTTATGCACTCTTGCTTCAGTGAGGTTAGAAATTATGTGAAGTGTATACAATGGTGTGCACATatgttattataaaatattatagatctagtatcatttAGATCTGGTACAGTTCCTCAATGATAGTGTATGCTTATATACATCTATCTATAGGGGGGAAATGAAAAGTACTAAAGTAGTCCAGTACTTTGTATGTAGTCAACTGGACAAGAGGAAAGAGTAAATTAATTACTTATTAGCATCTTTGTCCACTTAGagtctgatttttttttgtatgtgtataCCAGTACTCagtgtgtttattttgtatccAATAAGGTTTTCCTCATTCAGAGAGTATTTGAAGTCTACAGTGTTTGAAATATTAATGATTTATAAATTGTATCCTTAACCGCTGATAGGCCTATTGCCTACAGACAAATAGGGACCTACCTAGGCTGAGTCAGAGTGACTTTTGTCTCAatgaacaaagaaaaacaatcaACATATTTCGCAATATAAATGTCATATTGTCAAGACTATTCCTCATGACAAACTGTGCATATTTCACAAGCTACCTACACTCTATGATTTTAGTGTTCCTACATGTTAGGGTTATTCGAAAATAAGGAAGTTCAATGGTGACTACAAAAGATCTAGTTTAAGTCAAACCATTTTAGTATGATTAGTGCAGTGAGAGTATTGTTGATACCAGTTAGCCAACTTATATGcaattaaaacaagattaaaaagagagtttgtgttttcacacaaactcagaggagTCACCCCCAATGGCTTGAATGGGGCCTCACCATGAGCTCCTTTAATTAATGTTATGTTGGTTGTCTGAAAGTCCAGATGTTCTGATTGATTTACTGATGAATAAATTATTGCCAtggccttttttttcttcttttttgataAACTAgacaattctaaaaaaaatgttacttaagGGGGACATAATTGAAACTAAAAGAtgcttaaaaaaagaatttgctATTTAGAGGCTTACACAATTTATTACATGcagtctttatttttaaaaaaatacaatgtgtAGACTATCAAGCTGTTGAAAGACATTTTAAGGATTGATCCTTGTGTGCACTAAATCTCTCCATTGATCCCAATACAGGCTTAGCTTCTACATTTGTTGACTTATATATTCTACATAtagctttctttctttatcttcaGCTTTGACACAAACCACAAGCTTAGAAGTAGTTtattcaacaaaacaaaatgctgTCTATAGAACTGAATGGACCTTCAGTCATGCTGaacaataacaactattactttcaaaatcttgttgaagaaacaatagaatgACTGAAATGTTGGTAAATAATGAAGTTTACATTAGTCTATGACTTAGATGTTGGTAAATAATGAAGTTTACATTACAGTCTATGACTTAGATGTTGGTAAATAATGAAGTTTACATTACTTACATCATTAAGAAAACCTTCATTCTGAATGTTGATGAGGCAGTTTCGAAAGACCTGCAGAGAAATTCACATTATTTTAAGTCATCATTAGATCCTAGATGATCAAAGATCTCACTACAATATGTATGCTCTATAAGTAAATAGTGGCTctatataaataactaaatatgGATCTTGTATGACAAAAActgagagtaaaaaaaaagcttcaaaatgattcaaaaccaaataaaaaatgagAAACTGTTTCAAGTCCTTTTTTACAAAGATAATATTTCACACTACAAAACAAATTCACTTCGTTAAATCTGCACAAAGAGTTATTTGTTCAACCAACATGGAGCCTTGCTTGTCTCTTATAATTATAGTAATCCAAATAACCAACAAAGCTTTTTGTTTTGGCCTTAATTTTGTGATTCCGGAGGCCGAAGATTAacagtacataaaaaaaataaaaaaataacaaatacatttcttcttctagccagctttttgctgcttagctgtgagctcttttgcagactgtgccaaagaaaaatagtgtgctattctcttcagttgttcagcactgccgtaaagGGTGCAATAAATGCACAAAATATAGCGAtcatctagccatgcatgttaatcaatgacttaaattttaccaagttattggttttcctggctggctcaggcaacccattccatgctctaatagcactagggaagaaggagcattt is a genomic window containing:
- the LOC106056078 gene encoding pleckstrin homology domain-containing family G member 5-like isoform X4; amino-acid sequence: MSTIFQLIPLRISDQTHWISSSIEEVHRSDESTSMCQSRLCSGNETATRVCHHPQCMEDNLERPLQLCRTCDITIHKQPEFSGHLVLDTGKKRGQAVKQPVINAENDSEDSDPMDTQTSVSDDQVDGLYVKYTSKYRNRSPSEVEKKLQRRKALRKKNSNDGLDAALAQIADPENFDSPTLSRMDSAPDLRSSRDHISRRDSSQSDWSYSGVHVEPLDSPSDTFTIGGSSARSRVRRQNRVTGSDYITLMFGKGSDSKEDSEVVSAVESLTLRETIAPLLERRNLDLYGVNVFLEKSKTPLPMDCDIFHLKGTTLEIKEKDDKEVEQPNPNKKSSSTKSSSGKNNKQSGRNSRRDSVGVVPVLLEPPPNKQRRGSLQLPFREHFFNKGDSKSTEGLKVYDDNFGSLRGRDKYNKLSIDDTFYPPTSPSGTWTEAKKNKSQKLSVVNLFTTTGNKDRERQDQLTEILNRFSTNGLPPLPDLLTLDRPHFDESMFIMELNWRLLVDGDESLTKKQQEHQEAIWELLQTEVYYIKQIRVIIDVFRNCLINIQNEGFLNDVETDRLFSNIDKIYECNCTFWQKYLLPVLIMSREYKKPLDPLICKSGFVEHFPQLFEVYFKYVIEHKACLDYAKSCMENSDLFKTFILWAEAQKQCNRLKMADILVKPMQRLVKYSLLLQAIFKHTENEIERADLKEMIQSVDKVCSAANNSLQRREEYEKLEAVKNIIDNSDAIEAPTDECAKIIQEYSNNFSLLAPITGFRESVHRSLLFQASLKMREAQNTKTDVECFLFTDLILICKSKKSDKYKIIKPPMRLDQLVVSDLKEKNSFLLIYMNEYRVPISAFTFQNDPGAIRLWLEKFREAQKEFKNRKLHESLILPRKIVDSPSAPEDSESTVLTTVPSDQSIISYPRTESVESADQFLPTLTTPGDLPTELGHSSSTGDIESRSSRLSQKELLHINTDPKMSSNSDFCLSDLHPDGAGGNQSVKHKQVTTCRSVPNINVAHNSSDSKSQKNINDSGIFNDSEIVNSLPGSVDYNSVGQISGSDQYFVDEDLSKQRLNARRVSRSEKRYHTADSIQEIKNLEKDSTIHKRLSWRTDVDQSKNISSKVLSTDSMRSFPSSSGVSSTASLHLNMESDITEEVEGSFSSSGSSTQVHKIFSVGGADDMDNGEDDLADNVSNLEASHPKSRSMSDLITKVNSLHVIELKDGIASVAVESSQIKLTPADIIKFKKLKHQVLEDANIESSEV